The Candidatus Methylomirabilota bacterium DNA window CGATCCCGGTCTTCAGGGTCATGCTATGCGAAGGCTGTATTGTCGCTCCGCAGCGAAGACTGCAAATAAGATTGGGCCGCCTTCATGAATAATGCGGGTTAGGATCTCGAGCGGAGGCGTAGATTTCGAGATCAATCATGTCGAACTCGAAGCGCCCGCTTCTGACGAGCTACTGTCGTCACCTGCATAACCTCGCTCGACCAGATGCTTTTCGATATCTTCTTTCGCAAAGCCGATTCGTTGAGCCACCTTGTGAGCATGGCTGATCCGTGAGATCCCATCGACCAGTCGATAGGTAGGGGAACCATAGACAAACTCTGCCTGGCGATACAGGCCGATACCTCTTTTTTGAAACTGCTCTGCCAGTTCGTAATTGTGAGTTACCAGGATCGTATTGTTGCCGACTTGGTAAAATCCACCGAGGATGGTGTGAGAGATTTCCAGTTTCTCTTGATGGGTAGTTCCTTCCGCCAGTTCATCCAGAATGACCAGGCTTCTGGGCGACGACGCGAAAAAGATAGCCTTCGTGCGCTGTAACTCCGTTCCGAATCTCCCCTCCCGGTCGGCCAGCGAGTTGGCTTCCGGGACCTGATAGAAGATTCGATCGGCCACTGAGACCTCCGCCCGCTCGGCAGGCACATAGCAACCGATCTGTGCCAGCAGTTGCACCTGGGCGATAGTTTTACAGAAAGCGGTTTTCCCGCCTCCGTTTGGGCCGG harbors:
- a CDS encoding DNA mismatch repair protein MutS, which produces APALGISPYAMPAVMVFLLPSFLLYGPVVGGFDRDSIIYPLRNGYRDSRDVQQALEALGQIDELLSFHRYAKASGGSTVLPTLIDSERHTMVLKTVRNPILGKGNTDYVPNDIDLNGTRITFVTGPNGGGKTAFCKTIAQVQLLAQIGCYVPAERAEVSVADRIFYQVPEANSLADREGRFGTELQRTKAIFFASSPRSLVILDELAEGTTHQEKLEISHTILGGFYQVGNNTILVTHNYELAEQFQKRGIGLYRQAEFVYGSPTYRLVDGISRISHAHKVAQRIGFAKEDIEKHLVERGYAGDDSSSSEAGASSST